The Impatiens glandulifera unplaced genomic scaffold, dImpGla2.1, whole genome shotgun sequence region TACAGTTTAGAATATATAGAAGAAttgaaaacatattatttttatttaaaattattttttcataaagacaatttttttttattaataatcaacagaaaaatcaaattaacttataaatcatattaataccattcaaataaaagtcaacaaaaatataacaaactaattattttattgagattaaaaaataagaatacaattaaagtttgtttgaattttataaaaaaataattaaaaaatacacaTTCAACGATCAATTCCAAGAGAAGGCATCAAATAATCAAGCTCCCTGTCGCATTTGCATGCCTTACATTCTACGTTATCATCACCATCGTCAACTGGCCATGTAAATCTCCATTTCTTTTGATAGGTGTACTCGTGATTTAAACAACAAACCACGACTTTATTCATAATGCTTGGGATATTGGTCCACAACCTGAATATGAAAAGAATCATCTCTTTACGACACTTCCATAATATTCCTTTAAGAACATTTTGGTTTAGAATCTCAATcccttttttatttgattcattatCTCCAAAAAGAGAGATAATTCCAGTTACATAGAGTGCTCCCAAATGTCCATAATTTGCCGCCTTTTGTAAATACTCCAATCCATATTGAGTTCCTTTGTCACTAAAATAGTCCACCTTTACAAAcacataaataaaaacatataatcgCTTAATatggaatattaaaaaatatatatgaaactcATTATTGATATCTAACAATTTAATTACCATTCCTTGTCTATAAAAGGCTTCTGAATTATGACATTGTATACATCGTTCCAATAATAGGACTTGTTGTTTATCTTTATTCCACGGAACTAACTCTATACCTTTTAAAGacattatttgatatataaaatcattGTCGCTTAATTCCTTGAGAGCCTTACAGCTATaagaataaagaaaacaaattaaatgttATCACaagaaaatagataaaataaataaatatgtatttgtttattCATACACAGATTTCGCGCTAAGAAGATCGGAATGAGAGGATTTCGACAATGAAGCTAAGATGTTGATCACCAAATCATTTGGGAGGGAAAGAACGTTGGTCTTAATTGCTTCTCTATTGTAGATATCCCCTTCCTTTGCGATTGTTGGATTTTCCATCAGATTGAGAGATATATTATTCATGTTCTTCATGAATAtatagagaaagaagaagagagaaagtcaatatataaatatgaaggTGATATacatattgaaatattattattttaagtagattaattaagaattcaagattatttggttttaatcaattaattcgTTACCCCTTCAATAACTGCAGCCAAATTTGTATTTTGTAACATGtacatttaattaaacaaatgcAATATAAAACATCAATATATAGatgtttatattaattagtgAATCCGGATTAGGATTGTTGAATCCTTTTAGGATTAGGATTAGTAAGCTATATATGAGACTAAGTAATTGTTTTATATACCAAaaggattttatttattttttatacttttgaatttatatatatatataattattgtttctttattattattattatctaaaaactcaaaaattaaattttattaattaaagatgtCTGAAAAATGTTTAGGTTTGTAATAAATTAaccatcaatatatattatattaacataatttgtaaaaaaaattgttaaagagaaaaataagttgagaaaaaaagggaaaaactCACCTTTAAAATATGGGCGGTTAATATTTATGAGAGTAATAGGTATAGAAAAATATGGGCGGTTAAGATTAAATATGTTAGATTTACCTAGCTAGATAGAGACCATTACTAATTAGATATTTGCTAATTAGATATGTgtcctaaattaaaattttccatttttttaaataatatatatattttttacttttacaatttttttaaagaaattaccCACTAAAATAGTTCCAATGACAAAATAGTTTATAAGAAATCAAAGATACATTCTtcctttcaaacaaaacaaattattcttttaaagaagttagattaatttatttgaatgattaaaatgtttatttttgtgtgtaatatatataagaattaaggtagttaattataaatttaaacaactTTTCCATCGAACAAGGCTTAATTATCTGTTGATACATAACTTTAAAATTCCATtgtactaatttttttatatatataggtcaGCGTGtcaaattaacttttaaataaaataaaatcatattaaatcaattcaaataaaattcatcaaaatataacaactgaattattttattgagattaaaaaataataatacagttaaagctagtttttattttacaaaataataattaaaaaaacgatAGGAACATTCAACTATCAATTCCAAGAGAATGTATCAAAAAATCATACATTGCATTCTACATTATCACCATTGGAATATTCATCTACAACATGTTTACGAAAAGAACCATCTCTTAACTACCCTTTCATGGACCATAATATTcctttaagaatattttagttcGGAATCtcaatctcaaaaaaaaaaagaaataattccAGTTACATTTAGTGATCCTGTGTGTTCATAATTTGctacatatttttgtttagaatCTCAATCACCAAAAAGGGAGATAATTCCAATTACATATAGTGATCTCTCGCATGTACATAATTTATCACCTTTTGTAAATACTCCAATCTATATTTATCTCTAAAAAATAGTTCACCTTTacaaatagataaatataatcacttaatatagaatattattaaaaatatatatgaaactcAATATTGATATCCAACAATTTAATTACCATTCCTTGTCTATAAAAGGTCTGTGAATTATGACATTGTGTGCATCGTTCTAATGGAtatgttgtttatttttgttcCACAGAACTAACTTTATACCTTTTAAAGtcattatttgatatataaaatttttgtcGCCTAATTCAATGAGTGTTTTCAAATATGGAAATTGTTGTGCTATACAAGTCACTTGTAAATTGGAAATCGATATAGGACATGATTGCCTTTTGGGTATAACCAAATTAAACCCATGTTGTTGAGCCCCATATGATTAATGGAATAAATACtacaatttttgttattttagatGACTTgtgattgtttaatttttttttaccaaatagaAGTGGATTCATAACCCATTAGGGGAGTCTTAAGTTGAAATGGGGCATGACTCTAGATTAGTgctaaattttttgaaaagaaaaaaaaaacagagttGGATGGATTGAATCTTCTATATATCCTATTTCATATACAGTACATATGGACTGAGTTTAACAATGTCATCTAGTAGCTAGACTTGATAAGCTTGATCCCAAGTATTAACTATTAGAGAAAAACTTGATTATCTAATAAACTCTCCACCTTCACAAAAACATTGACATTTTCCAAACatgttttaagaaaatgaagaaaagttcaaaattttaaaccctaaGTTGAAGTGAGGGTCATAAGTGTGCAGGGTCGTGctaatttcttaaattcaaaaaagaaaaagaaaatgataaggTAACAACACACTTACACATTCATTTACAACTACCTCTTATGATTGGGATTCATTATTTCTTCGAATCTAGGATTTCTTTTCTTTGCTAATTATGTTGTTCAGAGCATTTGTAATGAATGTATGTTCTGTCTCTTGCTGAAGAAAAGCAGCTTGACATCGTTGAATTTTGCAAAATTGAAGGCCTTATCTCGTAGAGAACAAAGTGATTCAATGGATTTCTAATGTTTGATTTTAACTTGGAAAAAAcatagactcttcttcaatcTTTATAGACTGTTTAGTATGGTGTTTGATTTCTAATATGAATGCTTCTGCTATTATTGTTTCAGTCAGTCTCCAAAGGTATGTTGGATTTGTACAGAGAGTGTgagttacatatttattttcttgatcTGGCTCAACTTATAATTTGGTCAAAGTTAATTATCTCATGATATTTTACAGTTAAATAAAGAAAGCAGAAACACACAGTCATTCAACATGGTAGTGAGTTTTGAGTTGATTATTATTGTTGgttaatcataattatttgtatttgtgtcttaaaataacaaattgaaatgataaatttgcatcttaattgtaaatatttaatgttCTGTGTATCTAATCATAATGATAACTTGATTTCTTAGCAATTTTCCTATATAAGCAAATATGAGTTGATTAAGATGAATCAATCTTGGGATAGTTTGAATCATACTTTGCACACAACATCATATTTACCATTCTTAGAACATTGGGTATTTAAAGTATGCAAAAAATAGTTTAACTATCTTTTTAACAACAGTTTGTATTTTGGAACACAATCTGATTTTATTGATCATATATTAGAAGCAGTTTGCTTGTTTGAACATTTGGCTTGAAGGGTGTGAGTGAGTGAGTGATTACGCGTTTTCACGGTTTGAGATTTGGCAATAACTTCCTCCCATTTTCTACAAGCAGAGGATGTTTGAACTTTCCTGATGCAAAAGTTTATAACATATGCTACTGAATATAAAGCATCATAAGTTTGACAGATATTCCAAAGATGACGATGAAGGCTATATATATGTTGGATGATGAGAACAACTAAATTAAGCACACATATAAAATACAAGGAACAATCATTGATTGAATGAGAAATGAAGAAAAGCATTAATACAATTCTCAACCCATTACAAGTAAGCAAaacatatataaacaataataatacaaatgtTCAtgaatcaaaccaaatcaagcATCAGTACCATATTGAGTATGAGAAATCAATTTCTCTTTATTACTGAGAACAAACAAATTTGAGACCAACAAAATCACCATTGGATCCACTTCAAGAAGAATCCTTATTCCATCACCTGTTCGATAATGTcatcaatattataattttaatagtcCAATCAATCAGGATTAAAACTCTCCCCAAACTCCTCAAAGTAAAGAGCTAATTAGgttaaaatcaatataattatttgtactAACCTTGTTAATCATTCTGCTACTCCTTTATTATGACCTCACTTCTCTTCACTTCACTGCATGTcaagataattaataatagatgaTGCAACTAATGGAATGgatgaatataattattatttttgtatgtaCCTTTTAATTGAATCTTCTTCTGCTATTCCTTTATGATATCAACATTGAAGTACCAAGGATCAAGTCTTGCTCGAAGGGAACGCAGGAGTGCAACAAAATCGTCAGTTTCTTCTGAAGACACCAACTTAGGACAACCCATGATACATAAACCCTGtagtgaattattaatattgaggTTTCCAAATTCCTCAACTGATATCATCAAATTGGGGCAATAGTAAATCTCCAATTCCCTGAGACCTCTTATTCTTTCTGTTTGTCCTTGAAGAGGATGCTTTTGTTGGTTCTGGCAGCCACTAATCTTTAATGTCTCTTGCATTATCATTCCCTCGTCAAACAAACGCCTTAACTTCTTGCAGTTCTCAATTTTCAGATGTTGAAGAGATTGGAAAGTTGAGGGTACTCCTAATTGTGCTTCATTAATGTCCCCATCATCAAACATTAATGCATTAGCAGCTGGAAATAAAACACTTCTTTCTTCCATAAAACCAAGAAAGAGATGAGTGAGACCACTAAGATTTGAGATGCTATATAACAACTCATCCGAACAATCAGCTATAATAGTTACAT contains the following coding sequences:
- the LOC124918372 gene encoding putative F-box protein At1g67623; the protein is MENPTIAKEGDIYNREAIKTNVLSLPNDLVINILASLSKSSHSDLLSAKSVCKALKELSDNDFIYQIMSLKGIELVPWNKDKQQVLLLERCIQCHNSEAFYRQGMVDYFSDKGTQYGLEYLQKAANYGHLGALYVTGIISLFGDNESNKKGIEILNQNVLKGILWKCRKEMILFIFRLWTNIPSIMNKVVVCCLNHEYTYQKKWRFTWPVDDGDDNVECKACKCDRELDYLMPSLGIDR